One segment of Triticum aestivum cultivar Chinese Spring chromosome 2A, IWGSC CS RefSeq v2.1, whole genome shotgun sequence DNA contains the following:
- the LOC123190110 gene encoding serine racemase, with protein MGSRDDDGQSAEGQGYAADINSIREAQARIAPYVHKTPILSSTSIDAIAGKQLFFKCECFQKAGAFKIRGASNSIFALDDNQAAKGVVTHSSGNHAAAVALAAKLRGIPAYIVIPKNAPACKVENVKRYGGQVIWSDVTMESRESTAKKVQDETGAILIHPFNDKYTISGQGTVCLELLEQVPEIDTIIVPISGGGLISGVALAAKAINPSIRILAAEPKGADDSAQSKAAGRIIKLPATNTIADGLRAFHGDLTWPVVRDLVDDVIVVDDNAIVDAMKMCYETLKVAVEPSGAIGLAAALSDEFKQSPVWHESSKIGIIVSGGNVDLRVLWESLCK; from the exons ATGGGAAGCAGAGATGATGATGGCCAAAGCGCAGAAGGTCAGGGTTACGCCGCGGATATCAATTCCATCAGGGAGGCGCAGGCCCGCATCGCACCATACGTGCACAAGACACCCATCCTGTCATCAACTTCTATTGATGCCATAGCAGGGAAGCAGTTGTTCTTCAAGTGTGAATGCTTCCAGAAGGC AGGGGCTTTCAAGATCCGAGGGGCATCCAATTCAATATTTGCCCTCGATGACAACCAGGCGGCAAAGGGCGTTGTGACGCATAGCAG TGGAAATCATGCTGCTGCTGTGGCACTGGCTGCAAAGTTGCGTGGCATACCTGCTTACATTGTCATACCCAAAAACGCGCCAGCATGTAAGGTTGAGAATGTTAAGCGTTATGGTGGTCAGGTTATCTGGAGCGATGTCACCATGGAATCAAGAGAATCTACAGCTAAAAAAGTCCAGGATGAGACTGGTGCTATTCTTATTCATCCATTCAATGATAAGTATACTATCAG TGGTCAGGGAACAGTGTGCCTTGAACTTTTGGAGCAAGTCCCTGAAATCGACACAATAATTGTTCCAATTAGTG GTGGTGGTTTAATTTCTGGTGTGGCACTGGCTGCAAAGGCCATAAACCCTTCAATACGTATTCTGGCAGCAGAGCCAAAGGGAGCTGATGATTCAGCCCAGTCCAAGGCTGCTGGAAGGATCATCAAACTGCCTGCAACCAACACCATTGCTGATGGACTACGAGCGTTTCACGGTGACTTGACATG GCCGGTGGTGCGTGACTTGGTGGACGATGTCATCGTCGTGGATGACAATGCCATTGTCGACGCCATGAAGATGTGCTACGAGACGCTGAAGGTGGCTGTGGAGCCTAGCGGAGCCATTGGCCTTGCCGCTGCCCTCTCCGACGAGTTCAAGCAAAGCCCCGTTTGGCATGAGAGCAGCAAGATAGGGATCATTGTTTCCGGCGGCAATGTGGACCTCCGCGTGCTCTGGGAATCCCTGTGTAAATGA